Part of the Deltaproteobacteria bacterium genome, TCGGCATGGGATTCTACACGGAGGAGGAGAAGACAATAAAAACCAAGGCACTAAGGATCAAAGGCACAGAGGGGCAAAGTTGAAAGTAAAAAGCAAAGTCTAAACCAAAAGGCATTCACCATGAAGGATGATGAAGTCGTAAAAAGTCACGAAGCCCTTCGACCCTTCGACCAGCTCAGGACAGGCGTGCTCAGGGCGAACGGTGTAAGTTATTGATATTCCGTTCGTGGTGAGCCTGTCGAACCATGAACGGAATCCGGAAAACGATTTTTTACGACTTCATCAAGGATATGAAGGGTATGAAGAAAGAAAGGGCAAATTCACCGCAGTCTCCCTGCCGGGAGAGGGGAAGTTGTTTTGCCTTGAGGATGTCACTTCCTCTCCCCTTAGGGAGAGGATGGAGGTGAGGGGGGACGTTGGCTTCCGTCTGACCGTTGACTCTTACAAACCGAGGGATCATGGAACTCAAAGAGATCATCTTCATCCTGCTGGTTGTTGTAACGATCGTGTCTGCTTGGCTTGTGGTCTCGCTGAAGCACATCATCCACGCGGCCTTTGCTCTGCTGATCACTTTCTTCGGTGTCGCCGGGCTCTTTGTCTATATCAGCGCCGATTTCCTGGCCGCGACACAGATTCTGATCTATGTGGGCGGGGTCATGATTCTCGTATTGTTTGCCATCATGCTCTCCGAGAAGGTTTATAACGTCAGCATATTCAACCGGTCGAAGATCCTGCCGGCTCTGCTCGTCTTCGGCGGGGTACAGTTTGTTCTTGTGCGGGTGATGTTGGAGTCGGCCTGGAGGATAAGGCCGGGAACGGCTTCGGTGATGCGCCCCACGACGAAGATCCTGGGGCGGCTTCTATTGAATGATTACCTGCTTCCGTTTGAGCTGGTCTCCGTTCTGCTCCTTGCCGCGCTGATCGGTTCGGTGGTGCTGATCCGAAAAGAGGTCCGGCGGGGACAACGCGGGGGGGAGGGGTGATGATCTCCCTGGAAAGCTATCTTTTTGTCGGAATGATGCTCTTTGTTTTCGGCATGTTCGGGATCATCACCCGGAAGAATGCCATCAGCGTTCTTCTCGGATTTGAACTGGTGATGAATGCCGCGGGGCTCAATTTTGCGGCCTTCTCCCATTTTACGGACAAGACCATCCATGGGCAGGTCTTTACCCTCTTTATTATCGCCCTGGCTGCGGCGGAGTCGGTGGTCATCCTGGCCCTGATCATTGCGGTCTACCAGAAGATGGATACGATTCAGATCGATGAGATTGATTCCTTAAAAGGGTAAAGGG contains:
- the nuoK gene encoding NADH-quinone oxidoreductase subunit NuoK; translated protein: MMISLESYLFVGMMLFVFGMFGIITRKNAISVLLGFELVMNAAGLNFAAFSHFTDKTIHGQVFTLFIIALAAAESVVILALIIAVYQKMDTIQIDEIDSLKG
- a CDS encoding NADH-quinone oxidoreductase subunit J — encoded protein: MELKEIIFILLVVVTIVSAWLVVSLKHIIHAAFALLITFFGVAGLFVYISADFLAATQILIYVGGVMILVLFAIMLSEKVYNVSIFNRSKILPALLVFGGVQFVLVRVMLESAWRIRPGTASVMRPTTKILGRLLLNDYLLPFELVSVLLLAALIGSVVLIRKEVRRGQRGGEG